Proteins from a single region of Choloepus didactylus isolate mChoDid1 chromosome 10, mChoDid1.pri, whole genome shotgun sequence:
- the LOC119545131 gene encoding vomeronasal type-1 receptor 3-like — protein sequence MLSKDTIFGIFFLCQTGIGILGNSLVLSVSSYISFTQPSQRKITDKILTQLTFANLVAIITRGIPETMFSFGIKHFLSDVGCKAVMYIYTVNRGVSICSTCLLSIVQAIMISPNNCRWSWLKLKATNFIYPSVFFFWALNMIINFRVITESSATKNYTSVTNGFSVNYCITPGIYITFVICILLRDIVFLFFMMFASVYIVILLCKHQKKLQEMHKSNHMQKLSPETRATQTVLCLVTFFVFFYSFNFFLIVHIAFSNQNDINL from the coding sequence ATGCTTTCAAAAGATACGATCTTTGGAATTTTCTTCCTGTGTCAAACTGGCATTGGGATTCTGGGGAACTCCCTGGTGCTCTCGGTGAGCTCCTACATCTCCTTCACCCAACCTTCTCAGAGGAAGATCACAGATAAGATTCTCACACAATTGACTTTTGCTAACCTGGTTGCTATAATTACTCGAGGAATCCCTGAAACTATGTTCTCATTTGGAATTAAACATTTTCTGAGTGATGTTGGGTGTAAGGCTGTGATGTACATTTACACTGTCAACCGGGGTGTCTCCATTTGTTCAACCTGTCTCTTAAGCATAGTCCAAGCCATCATGATCAGTCCCAACAACTGCAGATGGTCATGGCTCAAACTCAAAGCCACCAATTTCATTTATCCTTCCGTTTTCTTCTTCTGGGCCCTCAACATGATAATCAATTTTCGTGTGATTACTGAGAGTtcagcaacaaaaaattacacttCGGTTACAAATGGATTTTCTGTGAACTATTGTATCACACCAGGCATATACATTACTTTTGTAATTTGCATACTTCTTCGGgatattgtctttttgttcttcatGATGTTTGCCAGTGTGTACATTGTTATTCTCTTGTGTAAGCACCAGAAGAAATTACAGGAAATGCACAAGAGCAACCATATGCAGAAATTGTCTCCAGAAACAAGAGCCACACAAACTGTCCTTTGCCTGgttacattttttgttttcttttattcattcaattttttccttattgtcCACATAGCTTTTTCAAATCAAAACGATATTAATCTCTAG